Proteins from one Coregonus clupeaformis isolate EN_2021a chromosome 29, ASM2061545v1, whole genome shotgun sequence genomic window:
- the LOC121544783 gene encoding transmembrane protein 151B-like codes for MPPPASAAAASESSTTTVFEEDTREEQRPLKQSLSKSLCRESFWKCLLLSMLMYGCMGAMVWCHVTKVTRLTFDSAFKGKSMMYHDSPCSDGYIYIPLAFLLMLYLVYLVECWHCHAKSELQHKMDVEGIYERVQRMQQAKPCIWWKAISYHYVRRTRQVTRYRNGDAYTSTQVYHERVNTHVAEADYDYGHCGMKDVSKQLLGLEKAPLTKLRFTKCFSFANVESENSYLTQRARFFTDNEGLDDYMEAREGMHLKDINLKECVIVFSEPDHHPWYVSHHVFWAASFLTFSWPLRVFTEYRTAYVHYRVEKLFGADYVPVTPLDERPYSHRIPRVNTIDSTELEWHIHSNQQLVPSYSEAGLMELAQCSSGGFGGFRQNCERCHRAMSSSSVFSRSALSICTGSSPRVGRVSYSGSRFSLGRRYGSRRSCFWRSRSSLDEQLSPSENTRCLSGRLTTDDEDPPDYQDALCFPVLIVHCSENCHNHRSFHRNGSCVETSL; via the exons ATGCCCCCTCCAGCCTCGGCTGCGGCAGCGAGTGAGAGCAGTACAACCACGGTTTTCGAGGAAGACACCAGAGAAGAG CAGAGGCCCTTGAAGCAATCCCTGAGCAAGTCCCTGTGTAGAGAGAGCTTCTGGAAATGCCTGCTGCTCTCCATGCTCATGTACGGCTGCATGGGAGCCATGGTGTGGTGTCATGTCACCAAGGTGACTCGCCTCACCTTTGACAGTGCCTTCAAAGGGAAGTCCATGATGTACCATGACAGCCCCTGTTCTGACGGCTACATCTACATCCCTCTGGCCTTCCTGCTCATGCTCTACCTGGTCTACCTGGTGGAGTGCTGGCACTGCCATGCCAAGAGTGAGCTGCAGCATAAAATGGATGTAGAGGGCATTTATGAACGTGTCCAAAGGATGCAGCAAGCTAAACCCTGCATCTGGTGGAAGGCCATCAGCTACCACTATGTTAGACGGACTCGGCAGGTCACACGCTATCGTAATGGGGATGCCTACACCAGCACACAGGTCTACCATGAACGGGTCAACACCCATGTGGCTGAGGCTGATTATGACTACGGTCACTGTGGGATGAAGGACGTCTCAAAACAACTGCTTGGTCTGGAGAAGGCCCCACTCACCAAACTGAGGTTCACCAAGTGCTTTAGTTTTGCTAATGTGGAGTCTGAGAACTCCTACCTCACCCAAAGAGCAAGGTTCTTCACTGACAACGAGGGGCTAGATGACTATATGGAGGCGCGGGAGGGGATGCACCTGAAGGACATCAACTTAAAGGAGTGTGTGATTGTGTTTTCTGAACCTGACCACCACCCATGGTATGTGTCTCATCATGTGTTCTGGGCAGCATCCTTCCTCACCTTCTCGTGGCCCCTGAGGGTTTTCACAGAGTACCGCACTGCCTACGTCCATTACCGTGTGGAGAAACTCTTCGGGGCGGATTACGTCCCTGTGACCCCTCTCGATGAACGCCCTTACAGCCACCGGATCCCCCGGGTCAACACCATCGACAGCACAGAGCTGGAGTGGCACATCCATTCCAACCAGCAGTTGGTGCCTAGCTACTCTGAGGCCGGTCTCATGGAACTGGCCCAGTGCTCCTCTGGTGGCTTTGGCGGCTTCAGACAGAACTGCGAGCGCTGTCACCGGGCAATGAGCAGCTCCTCTGTTTTCTCCAGGAGTGCCCTCAGCATATGTACCGGCAGTAGCCCGCGGGTCGGCCGGGTGTCCTATAGCGGCAGCCGCTTCTCCTTGGGCCGGCGTTACGGATCGCGACGCAGCTGTTTCTGGAGGAGTAGAAGCAGCTTAGATGAGCAGTTGAGTCCCAGTGAGAACACCCGCTGCCTTTCCGGGCGCCTAACCACTGACGACGAGGACCCCCCAGATTACCAGGATGCTCTTTGCTTCCCAGTGCTAATTGTCCACTGTAGTGAGAACTGCCACAATCACAGGTCCTTTCATAGGAATGGCTCCTGTGTGGAGACCTCCCTATGA
- the LOC121544784 gene encoding growth/differentiation factor 6-A-like, giving the protein MDPVRAAAPLLWFSLCFGNIVEAAVLGSLQHPSSADDNGLVSHLDEQSRRKPTVVSRKEPPINDTIVPHDYMVSLYRTLSEIEKRGLNSSVPRAASHANTVTSFVDQGKDHASWGSRQRYLFDLSSLSRTDELVEAELRILRKPPLDLLPVLTWGGNLYRLLLYTCSSEGNSGRRLLDSRRVDVLDREHPKWDVFDVWASVKARRRSHRTAAGNDLLVACFDLLIVSELTKEAANPLTVGLGRRSRQPQERALLVAFSRTRRKENLFKEIREQMKTVRRDLGFLDPLDLSGDVVGHLPRRRRRRTALTSRSIGGAGGGGGEGGGGGAGGGRGGGGGGRRKTRCSRRPLHVNFKELGWDDWIIAPLDYEAHHCEGVCDFPLRSHLEPTNHAIIQTLMNSMDPDSSPPSCCVPSKLSPISILYIDSGNNVVYKQYEDMVVESCGCR; this is encoded by the exons ATGGATCCTGTTAGGGCTGCTGCTCCTTTGCTATGGTTTTCCCTGTGCTTTGGGAATATTGTGGAGGCAGCGGTACTTGGATCATTGCAGCACCCCTCCAGCGCAGATGATAACGGGCTTGTTTCACATCTGGATGAGCAGAGTCGGCGAAAGCCGACCGTGGTGTCCAGGAAAGAGCCTCCGATAAATGATACTATCGTCCCCCATGACTATATGGTATCTCTATACAGGACACTCTCTGAGATAGAGAAAAGAGGGCTTAACAGCAGTGTTCCTCGCGCCGCAAGTCACGCCAACACCGTGACCAGTTTCGTGGATCAAGGAAAAG ATCACGCCTCCTGGGGAAGTCGCCAGCGCTATCTCTTCGACCTCTCCAGCCTGTCCAGGACAGATGAGCTCGTGGAGGCAGAACTGAGGATCCTGAGAAAGCCACCGCTGGATCTCCTTCCTGTGCTGACGTGGGGCGGGAACCTTTATCGCCTCCTCCTCTACACATGTTCCTCTGAGGGGAACTCTGGGAGACGGCTGCTGGACTCCAGGAGAGTTGACGTTCTGGACCGCGAGCATCCCAAATGGGATGTCTTTGACGTGTGGGCCAGCGTGAAGGCTCGGCGGAGGAGCCACAGGACAGCAGCAGGCAACGACCTCCTCGTGGCCTGCTTTGACCTGCTGATCGTTTCGGAGTTGACCAAAGAGGCAGCCAACCCTCTTACAGTAGGGCTGGGACGCCGGTCTCGGCAGCCCCAGGAGAGGGCCTTGCTGGTGGCTTTTTCTCGCACCCGCAGGAAAGAGAACCTGTTCAAGGAGATCAGGGAGCAGATGAAGACAGTGCGAAGAGACTTGGGTTTTCTGGACCCTTTGGACCTCTCTGGTGATGTGGTTGGTCACCTACCCAGGCGACGCCGACGCCGGACTGCCCTCACCAGCCGATCTATAGGCGGAGctggtgggggaggaggggaaggtggtggtggaggagcgGGAGGAGGAAGGGGCGGTGGAGGCGGGGGGCGCAGGAAGACTCGCTGCAGCCGTAGGCCGCTCCACGTCAACTTCAAGGAGTTGGGCTGGGACGACTGGATCATCGCACCGCTAGATTACGAGGCGCACCACTGTGAGGGCGTGTGCGACTTTCCGCTGCGCTCACACCTGGAGCCTACAAATCACGCCATCATTCAGACACTTATGAATTCTATGGACCCTGACTCCAGCCCGCCCAGCTGCTGTGTCCCCTCCAAACTCAGCCCCATCAGCATCCTCTACATTGACTCTGGCAACAATGTGGTCTACAAGCAGTATGAGGACATGGTGGTGGAGAGCTGTGGCTGCAGGTAG
- the LOC121544782 gene encoding BEN domain-containing protein 3 → MNSSDHGENSDGEKLEREREPIQGIKLETDDCAISETTEGPRKWSLGTSEATSKRTAMDMGCDAHNSELDQSTSSKRVRVSSEAGRRLLRRLSEESTRPQPLCLTSADQEKTIASYRKPLYSISHRITEKKLTSSLDQHAQHEGGVRLSYSSLLSPQLVNTGEHSRSEPLSALGAAGSMSSTDSNLYSLIEKMFFILNTLNSSMTQLHSKVDLLSLEVTRIKKQIKPSEMATEFQPPPEYLLTNEELSQLMEQTSNAGELGCRLLVHLFPELLKANECTRGCIINKRTLDSLHLQLIRNYVEVCFPLVKNNNIWQDECLLQINDFFNRFWAQKDMESGQQSCGKQTITSFGFKAEQNQPCHFINEEGQEVHLDLDSNGDHTNNNKVVPDLVFDTQEVGEDLDELSSPEDFVMFLVNRLFPEVFEEGKFPEGSVGKMILDSDRIEIIRKYMEANFPDVSEDSWLQVCVQRIEDAIEGSHSNGNGSDPENMNDESYDSTSLPDDVSIIKISDLCDYERPGRRSKKSLLVPVDFEQLEMPLPEFSVPQEYLLSREQLRNNYDCSLSIGNFASRLLVLMFPELFTYDNARKHYNCSGSLGKKQLDPVRVDLIRHYVQLLYPRAKNDRVWTLEFVGKLDERCRRRDTEQRRSYQQQRKVYAPELEQEPVDFVAACQVNQLNTERLKDFEIPPLPPEKSSKDFCKIPLEKLTVSIPDFPVPSVYWLSDTEVREIVQQSLSVGNFAARLLVRLFPELFTQENLRLQYNHSGACNKKQLDPVRLRLIRHYVEAVYPVEKMEEVWHYECVPSIDERCRRPNRKKCDILKKAKRSNTVS, encoded by the exons ATGAATTCCTCTGACCATGGGGAAAACTCGGATGGAGAAAAGCTCGAGAGAG AGAGAGAACCCATTCAAGGCATCAAGTTGGAGACGGATGACTGTGCTATTAGTGAGACAACTGAAGGACCACGAAAATGGTCCCTTGGAACTAGTGAGGCCACCAGCAAACGTACTGCCATGGACATGGGCTGTGACGCTCACAATTCTGAATTGGACCAGTCTACCAGCAGCAAGAGAGTCAGGGTCTCTAGTGAG GCCGGGCGGCGCTTGCTGAGGAGATTGTCTGAAGAGTCCACGAGGCCTCAACCCCTTTGCCTGACATCTGCTGACCAGGAGAAGACTATAGCCTCTTACAGGAAGCCTCTCTACAGCATCTCTCACAGAATCACAGAGAAGAAGCTCACATCAAGCCTTGACCAGCATGCTCAGCATGAGGGAGGAGTGCGGCTAAGCTACAGCAGCCTCTTATCCCCTCAACTGGTCAATACAGGGGAGCACAGCCGAAGTGAACCCCTCTCTGCCCTGGGTGCGGCAGGGTCCATGTCTTCAACAGACTCTAATCTATACTCCCTCATTGAGAAGATGTTTTTCATCCTTAATACGCTCAACTCAAGCATGACCCAACTGCACAGCAAAGTTGATCTACTTTCCCTGGAGGTCACTCGCATCAAGAAACAGATCAAACCCTCGGAGATGGCGACTGAGTTCCAGCCTCCGCCAGAATACCTGTTGACAAATGAGGAGCTGAGTCAGCTGATGGAGCAGACATCAAATGCTGGCGAGTTGGGTTGTCGACTGCTGGTACACCTCTTCCCAGAACTTCTTAAAGCCAATGAGTGCACTCGTGGTTGCATCATCAACAAGAGAACGTTGGATTCCTTACATCTGCAGCTAATACGCAACTATGTGGAGGTGTGCTTTCCTCTGGTTAAGAACAACAACATTTGGCAGGATGAATGCCTATTACAGATTAATGACTTCTTTAACCGCTTCTGGGCCCAGAAGGATATGGAGAGTGGCCAACAGTCATGTGGGAAACAGACTATTACAAGCTTTGGTTTCAAAGCTGAGCAGAACCAGCCCTGCCATTTTATAAATGAGGAGGGACAAGAAGTGCACCTTGACTTAGATTCCAATGGTGaccacaccaacaacaacaaagtaGTGCCAGACCTTGTGTTTGACACTCAGGAGGTTGGAGAGGATCTTGATGAGCTTTCTTCCCCTGAAGACTTTGTTATGTTTCTTGTAAACCGACTTTTCCCTGAGGTTTTTGAGGAGGGGAAATTTCCAGAGGGTAGTGTGGGAAAGATGATCTTGGACTCGGACAGGATAGAAATTATCCGTAAATACATGGAAGCAAATTTTCCTGATGTCTCAGAGGATagttggctgcaggtgtgtgtgcaGCGCATAGAAGACGCAATAGAGGGTTCTCACAGTAACGGCAATGGCAGCGATCCTGAGAACATGAACGATGAAAGCTATGACTCCACAAGCCTCCCTGACGATGTCTCTATCATCAAGATCAGTGACTTGTGTGACTACGAGAGACCAGGTCGTAGGTCAAAAAAGTCCTTGCTTGTGCCAGTCGATTTTGAACAACTTGAGATGCCCCTACCAGAGTTCAGTGTGCCTCAAGAGTATCTGCTCTCCAGGGAGCAGCTGAGGAACAACTATGACTGTAGCTTGTCAATTGGAAATTTTGCCTCTCGCTTGTTGGTACTTATGTTCCCTGAGCTCTTCACCTATGACAACGCACGGAAGCATTACAACTGTAGTGGCTCTCTCGGGAAGAAGCAGCTTGATCCTGTACGGGTCGACCTTATTCGCCACTACGTACAGCTACTATATCCACGGGCCAAGAATGACAGAGTGTGGACCCTGGAATTTGTGGGTAAACTGGACGAGCGGTGCAGGCGTCGAGACACGGAACAACGGCGGTCGTACCAGCAGCAACGCAAAGTCTACGCTCCTGAGTTGGAGCAAGAGCCTGTGGACTTTGTGGCTGCTTGCCAAGTGAACCAGCTCAACACAGAGCGCTTGAAGGACTTCGAAATTCCTCCACTACCGCCCGAAAAAAGTAGCAAAGACTTCTGCAAGATCCCCCTGGAGAAATTGACGGTGTCGATCCCGGACTTCCCCGTGCCTTCGGTCTACTGGCTCTCAGACACTGAGGTGCGAGAGATTGTCCAGCAGAGCCTTTCTGTGGGAAACTTTGCTGCCCGCCTACTGGTGCGCCTCTTCCCTGAGCTCTTCACACAGGAGAACCTGCGGCTTCAGTATAACCACTCGGGCGCCTGCAATAAGAAGCAGCTGGATCCTGTGCGTCTCAGGCTCATCCGCCACTATGTAGAGGCCGTATATCCAGTTGAGAAGATGGAGGAGGTCTGGCATTACGAATGCGTGCCAAGCATAGATGAGCGATGCCGGCGGCCCAACCGTAAGAAGTGTGACATACTGAAGAAGGCCAAGAGATCAAATACTGTGTCCTAG